CTCCACAATGTCAGGTAAAATTAAAGTGAAGCGACTGAGGTTATTTGCAAATGGAAGCAATCTGTTTTCTATCGATAATTTCTGGAATGGATATGATGTAGAGGCACCTGTCGGTCAGGGTAACTACTATCCGCAAGTTAAGGTGTACAGTTTTGGATTGGAAGCAAACTTTTAAACAGATCAACGATGAACAAGATTTTATATTTCCGGCTTTGCGTAGCGCTTGTACTGATTTTGTCAGCCTGCGACAGCTATCTGGACCGTCAGCCACTCGGCGGTCCTTCAGATGAAAACTATTTTACGAACCAGGACGAGCTTATTCTTGCAGTGAACGGTATTTACGCTGCTAACAATTATGCGCCTCTTGATAATATGCCTGTTAATATATGTATCGACAATGGCACCGATATTGGATGGGACCGCAACAACAGCTCTCTTCAAAGTCTGGGAAAAGGTAACCACGACAGCAATAATGGCTTTGCTATTTCTGTATGGACAAATGCCTATATCACCATTGCGAGATGTAATAATATACTGGACAACGCCGGTAGGGTGAAAGATAAGACCAATGCAGCCATTTTCGCACGTTCCATTGCAGAAGCACGGTTTATGAGGGCTTTCACTTACCAGTACCTCATCGACTATTTCGGAGGTGTGCCTCTGGTTACTCACTTGCTCGACCTTGCCGGTTCACAGGTCCCCAAAAGTTCGAAGGAGGAAGTGCTTGATTTTATTTTATCTGAACTCGACGCAGCAGCGCCAGATTTGCCGTTGAGCTACTCTGGAAGCGATGTAGGAAGAGCTACACGCGGGGCCGCCTTTGCTGTAAAAGCCCGCGCAGCACTGTATGGAGGAAAATGGGACATCGCCGCTGAAGCCGCAAAAACTGTGATGAACCTCAACGTCTACAACTTGCACAATGACTTTAAAGCCCTGTTTTCATATGCCGGTGAAAACTCCAGAGAGATCATCTTTGCACTGCAGTTTCTTAAAGCCTCGAAAACCAAAACGCACTCCACTCCAAACAACCTTCTGTCGAGAAACGCACTTGGCTTCTCAAACAAAGTACCTTCCCAGTCTCTTGTCGATTCATACGCATGTACCGACGGACTTGACATCGACAAATCGCCTCTCTATGACCCCGCACATCCTTTTCAGAACCGCGACCCTCGCTTAGGCTATACCATTGCTGTTCCGGGCTCCACCTTCTTCAATTTTCAGTTTGAAACGCACCGCGACAGTGTGAAGTGCTGGAATTACAACAACACACCGGCGACAAGGATAGACAATCAGGATGCATTGAATGCTTTTGCTACGTTCACAGGCTATTGCTGGAAGAAGTACGTCGACCTCCAGGATAAGGACGATCGTGCAAACTCTGAACTGAACGTTACTCAGATTCGCTATGCCGAAGTATTGTTAGTCTATGCTGAAGCGATGATTGAGGCCAATAAGATTGATGCCACTGTATACGATGCTATTAACCAGGTGAGGCAGCGCCCGGGAGTGAACATGCCTGCAATTACTGCCGGAAAGACTCAATCAGAAATGCGTTCGCTTGTCCGTAAAGAGCGTTTATACGAGCTGGCAATGGAAGGATTCCGTTTGTCAGACATCAGACGGTGGAAAATAGCGGAACAGGTGATGAATGGGTCTTTTTACGGCAGGATACAGCGAGGTCTGCTGGCTTCCGCTCCGGCCATTGACAACAACGGCACTCCCAATTATAGTAATGTTCCAAACAAAGACCAGCTTCGTGTAATTGAAGTACGTAAGTTTAATCCCGACAGGGATTATCTCTGGCCCATTCCGAACATCGAGATCGTTACAAACTCAAACCTTGTTCAAAATCCCAACTATTAAACTATGTGAAACAGACAGTAAAACCTGTCTGTTTCTTTGATTTGCAATTCTATAAAGATGAAATTCATTACAACTAAAAGCTTCATATTGTTACTGGTCGGAGCAGTGTTCTTTTGCAGTCCCCCCGCAGCTGCTGCAACGGTGGAATATGATGTTTGCGTATACGGCGGTACATCAGCTGGCGTTATAGCGGCCTATAGTGCGGCGAAATATGGTAAGAAAGTAGTGCTTATAGAGCCAGGACATCACCTCGGAGGCATGAGCTCCGGGGGACTAGGATATACCGATATCGGAAATAAGTATGTAGTCACGGGACTTGCACGCGATTTTTACAGGCGGATCGGCCAGCACTATGGCAAGTTTGAGCAATGGATATTTGAACCAAAAGTAGCCGAAGCGCTATTTCAGGATTACGTGAGAAGAGGAGGCTTTAAAGTTCTTTTCAACCACCGACTGAAGGGTGTAAGCAAAGACGTTAACGTCATAAAGGTATTGAATGTGGAGAATACGGAAGCAGGGGCGGCGCTTCCGGGCCTCGGCATCAAAGCTAAAATATTTATCGACTGCAGTTACGAGGGCGATTTAATGGCAGCGGCTGGTGTGTCGTACACGGTAGGGCGCGAACCTAATAGTCAATATAATGAGACTTATAACGGCGTGCAACTGATGGATGGTCATCAAATACCCGATGGTGTGGATCCTTATGTTACTCCCGGTAGACCCGAAAGCGGCTTGCTCTGGGGTATACGCCCGGGCGCCCTTCAGCCAGAAGGAACGGGCGACCACAAAGTGCAGGCATATAATTTCCGCATTTGTCTTACAGACAAGCCTGAGAATCGTATTCCAATAACGAAGCCTGCCAATTATGATCCTGCTAAATATCAGCTCCTGCTAAGGCTTATGGCCCGCAAGCCCTGGAAAAACCTGAACGACGGATTTATCATCAGCAGAATGCCTAACGGAAAGACTGACATTAACAACAGGGGAGGTTTTTCAACCGACATGATCGGTGAAAACTGGAAATATCCCGAGGCTGGCTATGCAGAACGAAAGAAAATCATAAAAGCTCATGTCGATTATAGCAAAGGACTCTTGTATTTCATAGGGAACGACCCGGCGGTACCGGAGCATTTGAGGAATGAAATGAAACAATGGGGATATCCCAAAGATGAATACACCGACAATGGCCATTGGTCGCCGCAGCTGTACGTGAGAGAGGCCCGCCGCATGGTTGGAGAGCTGGTGATGACGCAGCACCACTGCGAAGGGAAGGAAGTAGTGCCCGACGGGGTTGGAATGGCTGCCTATACAATGGACTCACACAATTGTGACCGCCTGGTAGTAAACGGTTTTGCGAAGAATGAGGGTAATGTTGAAATAGGGGGATTCGGCCCCTATCCGGTATCTTACAGATCGATTGTTCCGAAAGAGCGTGAGGCTGCCAATCTGTTTGTGCCTGTATGCCTTTCTGCTTCGCATATAGCTTATGGCTCGATACGCATGGAACCGGTGTTTATGGTGCTTGCCCAGGTAGCGGCGGTAGCGGGCTGCGAAGCAATTGATAAAGGGACCAGTGTGCAAAAGGTAGAAGTGGAGCAGGTAAACAGGCTGCTGAAAGAAAATCCTCTTTGTGATGGCAGTGTCCCTGAAATATTGATAGATAACCAGAATGCGGGGCTTGTAAGCATGTCGGGAACATGGAACAAGCACACATATGGTGGTTACGGCCCCGACTTTCTTGTTTCAGAACAGAAGCAGGGGGAAGAAACTTTTGTCGAGTTTAAGACCACTGTAGTATCGAAAGGAACCTACTCGGTCTATGCCTATGTTCCGAAACTTCCGGACATTGCCGCTGAGATACCGGTAGTTTTATTCGACGGGAAGAGCCGGCGCAACTTAAGTATTCACACAGCCGAGCTGGAGGTTCAGGGGCAGACATCAGGTGAGTGGACTAAACTGGGTGATTTTAAGTTGGATAACAACAATAAAGTGTCTGTAAAGATTATTGCCGGGAGCGCTATGACGGTAGCTGATGCGGTGTTGCTCGTTCCAAAAACAGACTAAGCAGAGAAATTTCTATCGCACATAAAAAAGGCCAGTCGTTTACCGCTGGCCT
The window above is part of the Arcticibacter tournemirensis genome. Proteins encoded here:
- a CDS encoding RagB/SusD family nutrient uptake outer membrane protein, giving the protein MNKILYFRLCVALVLILSACDSYLDRQPLGGPSDENYFTNQDELILAVNGIYAANNYAPLDNMPVNICIDNGTDIGWDRNNSSLQSLGKGNHDSNNGFAISVWTNAYITIARCNNILDNAGRVKDKTNAAIFARSIAEARFMRAFTYQYLIDYFGGVPLVTHLLDLAGSQVPKSSKEEVLDFILSELDAAAPDLPLSYSGSDVGRATRGAAFAVKARAALYGGKWDIAAEAAKTVMNLNVYNLHNDFKALFSYAGENSREIIFALQFLKASKTKTHSTPNNLLSRNALGFSNKVPSQSLVDSYACTDGLDIDKSPLYDPAHPFQNRDPRLGYTIAVPGSTFFNFQFETHRDSVKCWNYNNTPATRIDNQDALNAFATFTGYCWKKYVDLQDKDDRANSELNVTQIRYAEVLLVYAEAMIEANKIDATVYDAINQVRQRPGVNMPAITAGKTQSEMRSLVRKERLYELAMEGFRLSDIRRWKIAEQVMNGSFYGRIQRGLLASAPAIDNNGTPNYSNVPNKDQLRVIEVRKFNPDRDYLWPIPNIEIVTNSNLVQNPNY
- a CDS encoding FAD-dependent oxidoreductase, with amino-acid sequence MKFITTKSFILLLVGAVFFCSPPAAAATVEYDVCVYGGTSAGVIAAYSAAKYGKKVVLIEPGHHLGGMSSGGLGYTDIGNKYVVTGLARDFYRRIGQHYGKFEQWIFEPKVAEALFQDYVRRGGFKVLFNHRLKGVSKDVNVIKVLNVENTEAGAALPGLGIKAKIFIDCSYEGDLMAAAGVSYTVGREPNSQYNETYNGVQLMDGHQIPDGVDPYVTPGRPESGLLWGIRPGALQPEGTGDHKVQAYNFRICLTDKPENRIPITKPANYDPAKYQLLLRLMARKPWKNLNDGFIISRMPNGKTDINNRGGFSTDMIGENWKYPEAGYAERKKIIKAHVDYSKGLLYFIGNDPAVPEHLRNEMKQWGYPKDEYTDNGHWSPQLYVREARRMVGELVMTQHHCEGKEVVPDGVGMAAYTMDSHNCDRLVVNGFAKNEGNVEIGGFGPYPVSYRSIVPKEREAANLFVPVCLSASHIAYGSIRMEPVFMVLAQVAAVAGCEAIDKGTSVQKVEVEQVNRLLKENPLCDGSVPEILIDNQNAGLVSMSGTWNKHTYGGYGPDFLVSEQKQGEETFVEFKTTVVSKGTYSVYAYVPKLPDIAAEIPVVLFDGKSRRNLSIHTAELEVQGQTSGEWTKLGDFKLDNNNKVSVKIIAGSAMTVADAVLLVPKTD